The genome window CTCGCCCGGGGACGGCGTGCTACATTCCCCCGCATAGGGGCGGCAAGGCCGCCGACGATACCCAAGGAAACCCATGCCCGCGCTGAATCTCGACACCGATGCGGATCGGATCGCCGAGCGCCTCGCCGATCCCGGCACGTTGCTCGTCGCCTGCCTGTGCGCCGAGTGGTGCGGCACGTGCCGCGACTACCGGACGGCCTTCGACCAGCTCGCCGACGCGCATCCGGACGCCTGCTTTGCCTGGATCGACATCGAAACGCATGCCGATCAGCTCGACGATCTCGACGTCGAGAACTTCCCGACCATCCTGATCGAAGATACCCACACCGCCCGCTTCTTCGGCACGGTGCTGCCGCATGCGGCGATCGTCGAGCGGATGCTGTCCGACCTGAGCGCGGTACCCGGTGCGCCGCACGCACCGAAATTGCGCAACATCCTGGCCGTCGAAGCCTGAATTCGCGAGCCGGCCGGTGGTTTAGCGCGCGTTTGCGCGCCCCGCCGCGCCGGGCGCTTGCCGCCGTTGCGCCCCCCCTCTATGATGAGCCGCTTTTTACGCGCTGAGCCGCCATTGCTGCGGCGTGTGCTATAAAGCGGTCGTAAAAGGGACCCACAACCGGCGAACCCGGTCTACCAACACACACCTGTCATGTCCAAAGCACTGATCATTGCGGAAAAGCCTTCTGTCGCGAACGACATCGCACGCGCTTTGGGCGGCTTTACCAAGC of Burkholderia sp. HI2500 contains these proteins:
- a CDS encoding thioredoxin family protein is translated as MPALNLDTDADRIAERLADPGTLLVACLCAEWCGTCRDYRTAFDQLADAHPDACFAWIDIETHADQLDDLDVENFPTILIEDTHTARFFGTVLPHAAIVERMLSDLSAVPGAPHAPKLRNILAVEA